In Acetomicrobium sp. S15 = DSM 107314, a single genomic region encodes these proteins:
- a CDS encoding TIGR04255 family protein, which translates to MKNKIPVRLKKEPLLEAVWEIRFSGTKASVADLMPGMLFSTLSGRYKDIIRLPAADIPATIVEHDPNLRYAPKIRLEDGNQVVQIGEHVISLNCRRPYSGWTQFSADIRELAKAVQDTGLIERLERFSLRYIDLIQLAQPIGLDCLNLILKMGEYEINTRPVELRTKIEEDDLIHIVQITSPAEVVIPKEGGRLKGVLLDIDTIRLLAEKGSWYDINEHLDDVHMACKKMFFSLLKPETIDKLEPEYGV; encoded by the coding sequence ATGAAAAACAAGATACCCGTTAGGCTTAAAAAGGAACCATTGCTCGAAGCCGTATGGGAAATTCGCTTCTCCGGAACCAAGGCATCTGTCGCTGACTTAATGCCCGGGATGCTTTTCAGTACACTATCAGGCAGGTATAAGGATATCATCAGATTGCCCGCAGCAGATATCCCAGCTACTATCGTTGAGCACGATCCTAACCTGCGCTACGCGCCTAAAATAAGGTTGGAGGACGGCAATCAAGTTGTTCAAATAGGCGAACATGTCATTTCTTTGAACTGTCGCAGGCCATATTCTGGGTGGACGCAATTTTCCGCCGACATTCGTGAGCTCGCTAAAGCTGTTCAAGATACCGGCTTGATTGAAAGGCTGGAAAGGTTTTCTCTGAGGTATATAGATTTGATCCAATTGGCACAACCCATTGGCCTTGATTGCCTTAATCTTATATTAAAGATGGGAGAATACGAGATCAATACGAGACCTGTTGAATTGCGAACCAAAATTGAGGAAGATGACTTAATCCACATCGTTCAAATCACCTCGCCTGCCGAGGTTGTAATCCCTAAGGAGGGGGGACGACTCAAAGGTGTCCTTTTGGATATTGATACTATCAGATTGCTGGCCGAAAAAGGATCGTGGTATGATATAAACGAACATCTTGATGATGTGCATATGGCTTGCAAAAAGATGTTTTTTAGCTTGTTGAAGCCAGAGACGATTGACAAATTAGAACCGGAATACGGGGTGTAA
- the hisD gene encoding histidinol dehydrogenase → MRKFLKMPKPILEAGTEDVRAAVEDIIVAVREKGDAAIKLISQRIDGVEDLRIQVPSEEVAKAYRLVPDSVVEDLRFAARQVHNFARAQLESIRPLEVEILPGVHLGHRVIPLASCGAYVPGGRHPLPSSALMSIIPARVAGVKRIIACSPPSRDIRGINPVTLVAMDIAGASDIYAIGGAQAIAAMAYGTETVEAVDLIAGPGNQYVTEAKRQVSGDVGIDFLAGPSEVLIIADESASPAYVACDLLAQSEHDPQARGILVTTSEELGQKVMREVESRLEGLPTADVARASWENHGQVIAVDDMGEAIDIANEIAPEHLEMHVENPDGLIGCLRNYGSLFIGGLSAEVFGDYATGTNHILPTMGSSRFTGGLWVGTFLKVATHQRLESKGVRQIAHVAGRLAEVEGLFAHRAAAMIRIEDQTQGAGADVEDKG, encoded by the coding sequence GTGCGAAAGTTCCTTAAAATGCCAAAGCCGATCCTCGAGGCCGGCACGGAAGATGTGAGAGCCGCGGTCGAGGACATAATAGTGGCCGTTAGAGAAAAAGGGGACGCGGCTATAAAGCTCATCTCTCAGAGGATAGACGGCGTAGAGGATCTGCGCATCCAAGTGCCCTCCGAAGAGGTCGCCAAGGCCTATCGTTTGGTTCCGGATTCAGTGGTAGAAGATCTGCGCTTTGCGGCCAGGCAAGTCCACAACTTCGCCCGAGCTCAATTGGAATCCATCAGGCCCTTGGAGGTCGAGATCCTCCCGGGTGTGCATCTCGGCCACCGGGTGATCCCGCTTGCCTCGTGCGGAGCCTATGTCCCCGGGGGGCGCCACCCTTTGCCTTCGTCGGCGTTGATGTCCATCATTCCAGCGCGAGTTGCCGGCGTAAAGCGAATTATCGCCTGTTCTCCTCCGTCCCGCGATATCCGTGGCATAAATCCGGTGACTTTAGTGGCCATGGATATAGCCGGGGCCTCCGATATCTATGCTATCGGCGGGGCTCAGGCCATCGCCGCCATGGCCTACGGCACCGAGACGGTCGAGGCGGTAGACCTCATCGCAGGGCCCGGCAACCAATATGTAACCGAGGCCAAAAGGCAGGTCAGCGGCGATGTGGGGATAGACTTCCTTGCAGGACCGAGTGAGGTTCTCATAATAGCTGACGAAAGCGCCAGCCCCGCTTATGTAGCCTGCGATTTGTTGGCTCAGTCCGAGCACGATCCTCAAGCGAGGGGGATTTTGGTCACCACGAGCGAAGAGTTGGGGCAGAAGGTCATGCGTGAAGTGGAATCCAGGCTGGAGGGGCTTCCCACAGCAGATGTCGCCAGGGCTTCGTGGGAGAATCATGGCCAAGTGATCGCAGTGGACGATATGGGGGAGGCGATAGACATCGCCAACGAGATCGCCCCCGAACACCTGGAGATGCATGTCGAAAACCCGGACGGTTTAATTGGATGTTTACGGAACTACGGATCTTTATTTATAGGTGGATTATCGGCCGAAGTTTTTGGGGACTACGCGACCGGGACCAATCACATCCTCCCGACGATGGGGAGCTCACGATTCACCGGGGGGCTTTGGGTTGGGACCTTCTTGAAAGTGGCCACTCACCAGCGCCTCGAGTCGAAGGGGGTCAGGCAAATTGCCCACGTGGCCGGGCGCCTCGCTGAAGTTGAGGGGCTATTCGCACATCGGGCCGCGGCCATGATCCGCATCGAAGACCAAACACAAGGTGCAGGTGCTGATGTGGAGGACAAGGGATAA